From the genome of Vicinamibacteria bacterium, one region includes:
- a CDS encoding amidase family protein, translating into MMRRFSRFLSVCWLVLSSLASLSSAETLELTTASIADINAAFEAGALSSEKLVALCLARIEAYDARGPKLNAVIAIHPQAVATARALDEERRRSGPRSPLHGIPVVLKDNLDTFDLPTTAGSFMLQDSIPPDDAFVVKKLRDAGAIVLAKLNMSELASGDTRSSLIGPMLNPHDLARSPAGSSGGTGVAIAAAYAPLGLGTDTGGSVRGPSAANGIVGLKTTHGLVSRDGIVPLALSFDTAGPMAKNVYDIAVALGIMAGLDPADDSTRKGEGKLETDYTQFLDADALNAARLGIARDFMGQDPDVDWVIEASLEAMRAAGATIVDVKFPSWLLQSRNDLYWTIRRREFRAQIPDYLKALGPSYPKTLADLVARSMTLTAPNDQGFSPNPRRWSMFKQEEESGTLDDYEYRAVLDHGLPLIRSIVEGVMREEQLDAIVYPTASRRPLRSDADPDPLADLFASATNIANLTGFPDLIVPAGFTGNGLPVTLSFLGVAFSEGKLLALGYAFEQKTRARRVPVHTPALPGERVEY; encoded by the coding sequence ATGATGAGACGGTTTTCGCGGTTCCTCTCGGTCTGTTGGCTCGTACTCTCGTCGCTCGCCTCGTTGAGCTCGGCAGAGACATTGGAGCTCACCACGGCGAGCATTGCCGATATCAACGCCGCGTTCGAAGCAGGCGCTCTCAGCTCGGAGAAGCTCGTGGCGCTTTGTCTCGCGCGCATCGAGGCCTACGACGCCAGAGGTCCCAAGCTCAACGCGGTCATAGCGATTCATCCCCAGGCGGTCGCAACCGCGCGGGCGCTCGACGAGGAACGGCGGAGGAGCGGACCCCGCTCGCCGCTCCACGGCATTCCCGTAGTCTTGAAGGACAACCTCGATACGTTCGATCTACCGACGACGGCGGGATCCTTCATGCTCCAGGATTCGATCCCTCCGGACGACGCGTTCGTGGTGAAGAAGCTGCGCGACGCAGGTGCCATCGTTCTCGCCAAGCTCAACATGAGCGAGCTCGCCTCGGGCGACACCCGGAGCTCTCTCATCGGACCGATGTTGAACCCGCACGACCTCGCGCGGTCGCCCGCGGGCTCCTCGGGCGGCACTGGCGTGGCCATCGCCGCCGCCTATGCTCCCCTCGGACTCGGCACCGATACCGGCGGCTCGGTCCGCGGCCCATCCGCGGCGAACGGCATCGTCGGCCTGAAAACCACCCACGGCCTCGTCAGTCGCGACGGCATCGTTCCCCTGGCGCTGTCCTTCGATACCGCCGGCCCCATGGCCAAAAACGTCTACGACATTGCCGTCGCGCTCGGCATCATGGCCGGCCTCGACCCGGCCGATGACTCGACGCGCAAAGGCGAGGGAAAGCTCGAAACCGATTACACGCAATTTCTCGACGCCGACGCGCTGAACGCGGCGCGCCTCGGCATCGCCCGCGATTTCATGGGTCAGGACCCCGACGTCGACTGGGTTATCGAGGCCTCGCTCGAAGCGATGCGTGCCGCCGGAGCGACGATCGTCGATGTTAAATTCCCGTCGTGGCTGCTCCAATCGAGAAACGACCTCTACTGGACGATCCGCCGCCGGGAGTTCCGCGCGCAGATCCCGGACTACCTGAAAGCGCTCGGGCCGTCCTACCCGAAGACGCTCGCCGACCTGGTGGCACGCTCGATGACGTTGACCGCGCCGAACGACCAAGGATTCTCCCCCAATCCGAGACGATGGAGCATGTTCAAACAAGAGGAAGAGAGTGGCACGCTCGACGATTATGAGTATCGCGCGGTACTCGACCACGGGTTGCCGCTGATTCGATCCATCGTCGAGGGGGTGATGCGTGAGGAGCAGCTCGACGCCATCGTCTACCCCACGGCGTCACGCCGGCCGCTCCGCTCCGATGCCGATCCCGATCCCTTGGCCGATCTGTTCGCATCGGCAACGAACATCGCCAACCTCACCGGGTTTCCCGATCTCATCGTGCCTGCCGGTTTCACCGGCAACGGGTTGCCGGTGACCCTCTCGTTCCTGGGCGTTGCGTTCAGCGAGGGGAAGCTCCTCGCGCTGGGATATGCTTTCGAGCAGAAGACGCGAGCGCGCCGCGTTCCGGTGCACACGCCCGCGTTGCCCGGTGAGAGAGTGGAGTACTGA
- a CDS encoding M28 family peptidase, producing MTRVMTLLLVASAALGQTAAPGNDTIREDELRADLFFLASDDMRGRLTETPENALAASFIRARFERLGLKPMGPNGSFYQPFRLIRSALGETNTLEFFVGDGPTYRALLRREFHPTAFSPTASSEGELAFVGYGLRAPKLGHDDYRGDVRGKIVLVLDHEPGERDADSRFDGVVTSEYSRDIRKVMYAQAAGAVGVLFVSDVHNHDEEGNFEESSQRAWPDPPSRVPRYTLAAWAEALRIPVAEVSPALVGTMLDVPLDELARRADVPGGVEAERFPSVRIRLATGVERTIVSDRNVVAAIEGSDPQLKNEWVIICAHYDHDGADGARVFNGADDDGSGSVALLEIAEAYATGARQGAAPRRSVLFAAWNSEERGLLGAWAYAEAPLAPLAQTVATLNMDMIGRNEEVPVGGGRRFRGLELQTAESNRNAVHIMGYTYSGDLKRSVEEANRFTELELEMEYDNNESNLLRRSDQWPFLQKGVPSLFFHTGLHPDYHTEFDVPERIQYEKMTRIARLVHQLSWELAQADGRPRFDRPERAAAIP from the coding sequence ATGACACGAGTAATGACTCTCCTGCTAGTCGCATCGGCCGCTTTGGGTCAAACCGCGGCCCCCGGCAACGACACGATTCGAGAGGACGAGCTTCGCGCGGACTTGTTCTTTCTCGCCTCCGACGACATGCGCGGACGTCTGACCGAGACACCCGAGAATGCCCTCGCGGCATCGTTCATCCGCGCTCGCTTCGAGCGGCTCGGACTGAAGCCGATGGGCCCCAACGGCTCTTTTTACCAGCCTTTTCGCTTGATACGTTCCGCTCTCGGGGAGACGAACACGCTCGAGTTTTTCGTCGGCGACGGCCCCACATATCGGGCGCTCCTACGGCGCGAGTTTCATCCGACGGCTTTCAGCCCGACCGCATCCTCCGAAGGGGAGCTGGCGTTCGTCGGGTACGGTCTAAGGGCGCCCAAGCTAGGGCACGACGACTATCGCGGCGACGTGCGGGGCAAGATCGTTCTCGTGCTCGACCACGAGCCGGGAGAGAGGGACGCAGATAGCCGTTTCGACGGCGTGGTCACATCCGAATACTCACGCGACATCCGGAAGGTAATGTACGCGCAAGCGGCCGGTGCCGTCGGCGTCCTTTTCGTGAGTGACGTCCATAATCACGACGAAGAGGGGAACTTCGAGGAAAGCTCGCAGCGAGCCTGGCCCGATCCTCCATCGCGTGTTCCCCGGTATACGCTCGCGGCCTGGGCGGAGGCGTTGCGCATCCCCGTCGCCGAGGTCTCCCCGGCACTCGTCGGGACGATGCTCGACGTCCCCCTCGACGAGCTCGCCCGGCGCGCCGACGTACCGGGTGGTGTGGAGGCCGAGAGGTTTCCTTCGGTTCGCATTCGTCTCGCTACCGGTGTCGAGCGAACGATCGTGAGCGATCGTAACGTCGTCGCCGCGATCGAGGGAAGCGATCCGCAACTCAAGAATGAGTGGGTGATTATCTGCGCCCACTACGATCACGATGGCGCTGATGGGGCGCGCGTCTTCAACGGGGCCGACGACGACGGCTCGGGGAGCGTAGCGCTTCTCGAGATCGCCGAGGCCTACGCCACTGGCGCTCGGCAGGGAGCGGCACCCCGCCGGAGCGTGCTGTTCGCCGCCTGGAACTCCGAGGAGCGGGGACTGCTCGGCGCGTGGGCCTATGCCGAAGCACCTCTGGCTCCTCTTGCTCAGACGGTGGCAACGCTGAACATGGACATGATCGGACGCAACGAAGAAGTGCCGGTCGGAGGAGGACGCCGATTCCGCGGCCTGGAGCTCCAGACGGCGGAGTCCAACCGCAACGCGGTCCACATCATGGGTTACACCTATAGCGGCGATCTGAAACGCTCCGTGGAAGAAGCGAATCGCTTCACCGAGCTCGAGCTCGAGATGGAGTACGACAACAATGAGTCCAACCTGTTGCGACGAAGCGACCAGTGGCCCTTCCTCCAGAAAGGCGTTCCGTCGCTCTTCTTTCATACCGGGCTCCATCCCGACTATCACACCGAGTTCGACGTTCCCGAGCGGATCCAATACGAGAAGATGACGCGCATCGCGCGGCTCGTGCACCAGTTGAGCTGGGAGCTCGCTCAGGCGGATGGACGACCCAGGTTCGACCGCCCCGAGCGCGCCGCCGCGATTCCGTAA
- a CDS encoding M55 family metallopeptidase, which yields MPCSLRPRSGRLPAHDRTLGRGALVGVLALVIACREAPEPEPIVMPETPWSLSDSQPQVDDGIRVLIIHDMEGLSGQDDPSSFDYGTDLYATGQELLAADINAVVDGLFAGGATEVVIADGHGSGNPEPDLRGDLLDARATQIVRDEAFDTYFDLPESEAIDAAAVVGMHAKTGSGGFASHTFTLGIDLLINGQSITETELVALSWGRVGVPVIFASGDDRLARDLETMPWIEFVTVKVATAADSADLRPVEEARADLRDGAKRAVERLVSAKVMRVNTPIRASLRAVPPASLRFLDGIPGIDYHDDTLTFVTDDLREAYDGLVEIVGLARVGYIDLLQEVVQNHPAGNAIFAEYSDALSRRWFDQESGRYHRPTADSEETSSLQRFHGYR from the coding sequence ATGCCGTGCTCGCTCCGGCCTCGCTCTGGCAGACTTCCAGCTCACGACCGAACCCTTGGCCGAGGCGCCCTCGTCGGCGTTCTCGCTCTCGTGATCGCTTGCCGTGAGGCACCGGAGCCGGAGCCAATCGTCATGCCGGAGACGCCGTGGTCGCTGTCCGATTCCCAACCGCAGGTCGATGACGGCATCCGGGTTCTGATCATTCATGACATGGAGGGACTCTCCGGTCAGGACGATCCGTCATCCTTCGATTACGGAACGGACCTGTACGCCACGGGTCAGGAGCTGCTCGCGGCCGACATCAACGCCGTGGTGGACGGTCTCTTCGCAGGCGGCGCGACCGAGGTCGTGATCGCGGACGGCCACGGGAGCGGCAATCCCGAGCCCGATCTGCGCGGCGACCTGCTGGATGCTCGGGCCACACAGATCGTTCGCGACGAAGCGTTCGATACGTATTTCGACCTTCCCGAGTCCGAGGCGATCGACGCCGCCGCCGTCGTCGGCATGCACGCGAAGACCGGCAGTGGTGGATTTGCGTCTCATACCTTCACCCTCGGCATCGATCTCTTGATCAACGGACAGTCGATCACCGAAACCGAGCTTGTCGCCCTCTCCTGGGGACGTGTGGGAGTACCGGTGATATTCGCCTCCGGCGACGACCGGCTGGCCCGGGATCTCGAGACGATGCCGTGGATCGAGTTCGTCACCGTCAAGGTGGCGACCGCCGCCGACAGCGCCGATCTGCGACCCGTGGAGGAGGCCCGCGCCGATCTGCGCGACGGTGCGAAGCGGGCGGTCGAGAGGCTGGTATCCGCCAAGGTCATGCGGGTAAATACCCCGATCCGTGCCTCGCTGCGGGCGGTGCCACCCGCCAGCCTTCGTTTTCTCGACGGAATCCCTGGGATCGACTATCACGATGACACATTGACATTCGTGACCGATGACCTGCGCGAGGCCTATGACGGTCTGGTGGAGATCGTGGGCCTGGCGAGAGTCGGGTACATCGATCTGCTGCAGGAGGTGGTCCAGAACCACCCGGCAGGCAACGCGATCTTCGCCGAGTATTCCGACGCCCTTTCGCGTCGATGGTTCGATCAGGAGTCCGGAAGATATCACCGACCCACTGCCGACTCCGAGGAAACGAGCTCGCTCCAGCGTTTCCACGGTTACCGGTAG